The sequence CCAATGAACTAGTTTAATTGTTCTGGTAATTTTGTATAatagtacaaaaagttatgaaaactAAATCAAAGTTCAAAAGTACTAGCCTAGCTATGTCAGAAGTTTTGTGACCAAATGTGCACTGTTTTACATGCCTAGTTACAAGTGATTCCTATTGTCCTAAACACTTGTGTGTATGCTGTAAATTAACAGACTACATAATTGATTTGGTCTATAACACAATTTTCTATATATTTTTATGAATATTGTCTAGACAGATAACAAATTACCTTGACTAATAGGACAATACTTTCCATCCAGTGGCTTTTGTCTTTGATCAATCCTATCAAGATGCCATCCTAGTCCATCAGTCGATGACCTCACTTCTCTGTTGTGTACTTTACTGTCATCAATTGTAGTCATCAACTGAACATCTACTGGTAGAGCATTGATAGTTGTTAACACAGCACACACACCCCATAGAATCAGTGTTGCCATCGTGCTACTAAAATTCAAATACTGATAGAGCATGCAAGAGGCTAATGGTTTTATACATGTCCTAAATGTGATGATGTCAGTACTTTTCGCAGTTGTCACATGTACGACTGTTGATGCATAAGGATGTGGTGATTACCTGTCAGGGGGTCAAGTTATTTTAGCATGAAGTGACTAAGTGACCAAAATAAATTTTGGTTACCATTCAAGTTCCTATATGGCTGCAGGTACTAGGTCAATTACATCATGAGATATTACAGCTTACATGTGATTTCATTCACTAGTGTAGGAACAATGCTATGAATAAGATTATCCACTTCAAGCTATGTATCAGCCCAATGAAGGCTATTCAAAGCCTGCATAAAATCAGAAACTCAACACTTTAATagtgtaaaaaaaaattctgatcCAGTGATGACTTGGCAAGTGCTTTAAGAGCCACACAATATGCTGAGCAGGATATCCCTTGCATTCAATAAACACTTAGAGAGTGTGACTTCTCATGTTTATTAGAGCCTGGATCATTGTTCACTATCTCACTAAGGACCTGCAAGAAGGTCACTGAAAGCTTGTTGAACTGCCGGATGCAGAAAAATGTCAGACCAAACCTTGGTCCATGTAGGCTAGGGAAGTATCTGAGGACTACACAGCCTGTGATCCAGGATTTCCTCTAAATTTAACTGGTACAACTTAAGAGCAGCTAGTACGACTTCTCCACTAATTTTAAATTTGTCTATATACTCCATAATATATACAATCCTATCACTCAGTTGATATCTACTATTTAGTGATACTTACTGAATAACTAATATACATCATACCATTTTGATATTGTGTCCTGTGAACATCATGGACACATCAGGTATAACAATGTTAGAACACTGTACAGGAAAGTCATACTACATAGATGCTGTGTATTTAATATGTGGTTAACAATTGGTAGTTTGATGACTGACATCGATGACAGATGACATCATTCTGTATACCTGATTTCAGTTATCATGCCTCTGCCAGAATACTAGCAACTAGAACCCTGAATTTGATTTATGAAGTGTGCAACAActgggcatgtgagcacatcAAATTTAACTCGTTAAAACTTTCTTGGCTCATTccacatcagcgttgaaaccgggtcgggtcatccgggtcgggtcatccgggtcacattttctccgggtcatccgggtctgacccggattggatcacgtgagaaacaaaatcGTTGGTTTGACGActtggaaacttataaacgctatcgcgtagctctttcgtgagccacgcccacttatcgcattaccaacatacgctcagccacgctcatttgttagtaagtgcagtatgtagcacgaaattgagggtatctggtgaagggtagctattgtcagtaggtgaagacttttttttttttttttttttggtcttcaacctacagctaggctgaagttgcaatatttactcaacacgaatcgaacgctcaaaatgtagactcgttcgctcgctcgagactagccgaaacacgtctcggctttaatcaatccgggtcacatccgggtcagtgggtcatccgggtcagcagtagtgacccggtttcaacgttgttcCACATCACCTGCCATGTGTCACAGTCCAATTGAATAAGTGATTTATTTACTGCTTAACACGTTGTATAAGTTACAATTCGCAGAAAATTTCAGTTGTGAAGAAATGTGATCAGGTGTAGTGTGTAGTCATATGCTTGCACCATACTCCCATACAATAGTCATTCACATTTAAGGCAAACCTGACTATATGCAAATTTTGACCTGTGGAAATTTCATTCTTCTTGTTGGCTTGTTTGAAATGTTTTTCAGCTGACTGAAATGAATTTTCCGGCATGTGTGAGTGTAGGAACTTCCTTTGACAAGGGCTGAATTAAGGATACAATACTAATTAGCTAAGAGAGCAAAGAAATTTGGCCCCAGCTCAGATCTAGTCAACACATTTTTACCTTTAAAAGAAGGAAGCCTTTATATTATAGTAAATAATTGTTCCAAAAGTGTCCTTTATAGCTGAGAAGTTCCATCCACTGCATGTAGAGCAAATGTGTCTGTAATGCTGTTAGTACTGTTTGTGCAAACATTCACAAAATATTCTATTTAAATAGAGGACATCAAGACCTCGATACTTTAGAACAGTGGGCACTAGATTGGAAAATGTCAGTTAATCTACAAAAATGTGAGTTTCTCAGAATTACCAACAAAAACACATCCAATATTAACTCAATACACTCTGCAAAACCAAACTATAAAGGAAGTAGCTAACTCATGCCAAATATTTAGGGGTGACTATTGATATGAATTTATCCTGGTCAGAAGGTTCTTGTTAAACCTATATTAGAATACGCAAGCACTGTCTGGCCACATGCAGAGAGATATTGATACCATCGAAAATGTTCAAAGGCGTGCAGCGAGATTTGTAACTAACAATTATTCCCGGTATGCAAGTGTGACTGAAATGTTATCCAACCTGAGCTGGCCCACGTTAACCAGATGTAGAGATGAACAAAAGGCTATAATGTTATATAAGATCAATCATAAACTGTCAAGTTGATATAACTGAATGCTGACAATCTTCTTATTCCTAACCCTGACATCTACCACACTAGAGGACACAATAAAAGATTCATGATACCAACAACAAGGATTGACTCTTACAAATGTTCTTTTTTCCCGTCCGCTATTaaatttggaattccttaccccaacatGTGATCAACTCTACAGAGATTGAACAATTCAATCCCAACCTAGCTGGTCTAGacactatttaattaattaattagtaattatgtatgattgtaattgtactattgttcCTTTTGTGCACCACATGCACTCTTCTTGAGGCCTgcacaatacaacaaataataataataatgacatcaTACATGGCGATTTCCACTAATTGGTTGCTAGAGATACACAGGAATTGTAATCAGCTAATTAGCTGCTCATAATTATTATCATCAGTACTAAAAGACTGTCAAATTGCAATAATAACTATTCATGATCAGCTCGGTGCAGCCTGATACTGCTGAAGTTAGGTTCTGGTGTAATCTGTTGATGCTGCCAGATTTGTTAGTGGGTTTGTCAAAAGGtatcttttccacacatttaacATATCAGCAAgcaaaatattattatttgaCTCCATAACTAAGTTGCTCTTTGCACCAAactgcagccagatactgtcaTGGAAAATGTCCGATGATTATTTGCAAcaactttaaaaaaattatgaagttGTAAGTTTAGAATGTAAATGGCACCTTATCGTTATTATTTATCGTGAACATATCCTAAACAAACTGGGATAGTCTAAGCACTAGCCCACTTGTCTTAAAGTATAACCAACAGTTATCAGTAGCTCATGTGGTATGTACAGCTTCACATCCTTTTAGCTTTGTTTTATTGGATTAACCAGCAGGCTCCCAGGGACTTTATTGAGCCATAGTAGCATAGAGTGGTCTATGGTAGTGTCAAATCCATTGAATGAATTACAATGAGTCTGTTAGACTcttatacagtacatgcaggTGTCAAAAGGTTGACATGGTAACCTATGCTGAAGCCATTTGTGACTGTATGATTAGCACTTATGGTTgtaatgtttgtttacattactCTAATGGCTTACAATGTAGGGATCCCTACAAGGAGATGACATATGGTCCAAGCAAATGGCCAGACAAACAAGTAAGAAGTGAATCACAGTTTCAATTGTGGGGCTCACTAATACCCTTTTCAAATGGCCACTTTAAACCACCAGGTTAACACGTTCATATCATCATGAGCGTCTAACCAGGTTGATCCTCAAATTCATAAAATATTAAAAGCAAGTTACAAAGTAGTAGGGTTCAACTTGTTGGGTTTGCAAAGTAAGAGTGAGTTGCAGTTTTTGgtgaatacatacatgtaaagtacttagaagacaattatcactcaatgaGTATTATTATCTGATGATTATAGAAACTGCTGGGTTGAAAGTGAGTTACTCAACCTGAGTTGAGCTCACTTGAGTGTCCATGTAAGGCATAAGTAGGCTTAGTACTAAGGAGTAGGGATTCCAGGAATACAAAAAGATCAAATTGTTTTCTCCTACAGCATGTATATACACTCTAGCACATTGTAGAACAATTTGTGATTTGGCTTCTGTATGTAGCAACTTGACATAGGTGTTGATAACTTGATAACTGATAACTCTATATATAAATTAGAGGTAACCACCAATCCATTACCAGTGAAGTGTAAACTTTATTATGTCTTGGAACAGCCAAGACCTTATAGCTAGGTGTGGAGCAATGTATCCATACAAATGTTGtgatcagatgcttcttgtataAATACAAGATACTAACTAGTTATGTGAATTAGAAAGTTAAGAACTGTGAACATGGCTAAGATTGTGTGCTGCTTTACCTTGCTTTTTGCTATGTTATTTTTATACATTTGTCAAGGAGATGCTACCTTTGGATCAAGAACTAGTTATAGTAAGTAGTAATGCACTGAGTGTATACTAATGTAGCAGATGGGAAATGGATGAAATGCCATGCCTCTAGCTAGGGCCACATGCAGGAGGGGTAGTGGTTGGGGATGGGCAATTGAAGTAATTCTGATTGACTCAGACCGTATCCCTCGCAGTCAATGTGTCACTCCCCACACTATACCACTAATCAGTCCCAGTGTGCTGGCTAGGGCCTGTGCAGTATCAGAGTCGAGACTATATGGACTGTTTTCATATTCTTCAAGATCATTGCATAGCCAGTCATCCTGGCATTTATGTTATAAATTGTGCTTTTTCATTCTGCTAGGGCCATATGTGACTGTCTACTTCAGTCACAGTGGATACAGAGGAAGCGAATCAGATGGAAGAGTGGCTGTTGCTATTTTGGCTTCCAGATACAATTTTTATAAATCATTTTCAGTGAAGATCAAGTCTAGTGTGAACACTCGACTAACACCGTATGGTATGGTAAAATGATGCAGGTAGCTAGTTATATTTGACCACTATATACATGTTCTGTTAATAGCCTCATCATCAGATTTTAATGAAGGTACTCAGGTTGTATCATTTTCATCCAGACAGACAAAAGCAATTGTCTACATTCGTGTAAAGGATGATACTGTTGTCGAAAGCACTGAGGCATTCAAAGTGGAAATATTAATACCAAGAGAATCATACAACAGTGGAGTTAAACTTGGTAGACGATCTATGGCAATTTGTTATATTAAAAATGGTGAGTGTATTTATCACAGTATATAGAACTTCTCTTAAAGGACTATTCGTAAAAAAGACACTGTATAATTTACAAAGGACAGTTATTTCAGTAGTCCCTGTAGTCAtaattttacctctgaaagaggacaaTCTCATATAACCAGTAAAATTTTGTTAGTCCCAAGGTGTCAGTTACAAAAATCTGTAGCGGCTAGGTTTCACTGAATACACAATGAATTTTGTACATATGTGCATATAgatgatgtagctactactcTTCCACCAAGTCCTCCAACAACCCAACCACCAACAAGCCGTACTAAAGGTAATCTCACAATAGATATGATCAAATGTTACTTTCTATTGATTCTGTGTTTCGTCTACTGCAATGTTTTCTACAAGTGTACATCATTAACGTCTATTGTTTGTGGTTGAGTTTAGAATCCTTATTGTGCTTGTATAGGAATAAGTGTCCGTCTTAGTCAGAAAGTGTACAGGGTGAAGGAATCTGATGGATTTGCTGTGATCAAGTTACTTGTTAGTGGATACAGGAGGTCTTCAATACAAGTTGGAGCTAGAGCATTTGTATCCACCACATTTGACTTACCAGCAGGTTAGATGCATAATGTAACTGACACTGTTATCCGCATAGATTTATTACACTTTTTCTACTTGCAGCGGACAGCAGTGATTTTAAGAgaggttattattattttaactgTCCCTCATATTCCAATGAGGCTACTATTAAAATTCCTATCTTCAATGACAAAAATGAAGAAGAGACTGAATCTTTTGCAGTCAGTTTGTTTAAGAAAGATAAAGGAGTAAACATTTGGGACCCTATCCTTGCAGAAGTCATCATAGAAGATGGTCAGTGCTAGCAATACATTTGTGTCCTTTTTATTGTAAACAAGTGATCATATGTAGAGTAGCTATTATACTAGCTGTATATCAGTGTATTATATAATAGAGTACTGCTTCAACCCTTTTATTGTTAAATGTTAATGTACATCACTAACCATACTAATATTACTTTGATGGAGAAATGTGGCTTTGATTTCAGTCAAGTTGccaacaaaacacaaataaaatATTTAGTTCCTATAAACCATACATCAACTGAAGAGTTGTTTCCTGTTACAAGTTCTCTGGTGGTATCAAATTATCAATACAGTTTAGCACTATAACACTATAACACTATTATCAGTTATCATAATCATTCACAGATGATGAACCACAGACTACTAAACCACCTCCACCACCAACCACTATTAAACCAATTCATCCAAGTAAAACACCACAAGGTGAGATCTTGTTGTTTCCCATTGAGCTGTATTTATACATATACGTATACATACATCCATACAGGTGATACTGTGGTACAGTTCAGTCAAGAAGAATACATGGTTgatgaaacagctggctatgTTTCATTAAAAGTGATAATCATTGGCCAAAGATATCTTCCAATTTCATTCAAATACAAAGTATTTGTATCTAACACCGAGTTTCAACCTTACCCAGgtttgtatgtatataaatGTACAGCATTTGGTGTGCCATATTGtacatcatacactacgatagtagtgtatagtagggaccacaaaggagtaggtgtggcccatgaaataacattacccaaaaaaacagcctcaattttcccagacaatgatgaggcagtatcggttaagtaaaactaagcccaaacaagcaatcagatcgacccgaaacactttcagcaagttgctacagaattttgaaaaaatttattatatggaattttctactgactgcctgactgatgccttcagacaagcataactcgataacagctaaggcaaggggcttgattttttcactgttcaatgtcactttagcccaagaggtgccttttggcataccgcagtatgtacaatgaattcttcatggacttacgtaCCAGTggcctcctttgtgtcccattcatctttgctgacagcgaaaagtgtcgatttggtggtagcatgtgatggcttccctttgtaacgaaaatcatccgtattttcatagtggctacttcaattgcagaggtgtttttataacagttattgattcgtactactgtgtaatgggttgaacatagccaacaacgaagcgtaatggatacttcacttttcagataactgaggtgataattgatataactggcgTGTACGGTACCAATGCTTTttttcggtatgcatgggtgcttttcgaacagctcttgatttgtactgttgtctaatgggttgaacatagctgacaacgaagcgtaatggatacttcactttttagacgatatagctggggtacatggcaccatttcaaatgcagtatgcatcaccaatcataataaaattatttacaaaaaaagttaacaaacaagtatttcaaaaaatttggaatttataactagagtagggaccataaaaagtactgaaacaagctggagaagtgcacaatattaaaccacagtaaaacgagaagtgttatatccctaatgTACATTTCAATTATGGTAtgttggagcacagtagggatataacacttcttattgttttactgtgatttaatattgtgcactactccagcttgtttcagtactttttatcaatgtgctatggtccctactctagttataaattccaatctttttgaaatacttgtatgCTATAATATTTTTTCaaacaattatttgcatacttATCTACATAGCTGTGTGATGCAAAATTATATGCTCTATCTTCCACAGCAAGCAGTGCTGATGTACAAACTGGTGTATTCTTTGCTTATGTACCTGGAAACCAGAATGTGGTTTATATCAAAGTTCAAATATTTGATGATAAACTGTTGGAGGGAACAGAAGCATTTGGAGTACAGTTGTCCATACCAAACCATCATAAAACAAATGGTGTAAAACTAGGAGATCCTTCACGTGCTACTGTTTTCATAAAAGATGGTGAGGCAGTTACTTTGGTGCTGAATGCTTATATACAAAATGTTGCAATAGATGAAAGGCCACCTACTACAAGAGCTCCAACCACAAAACCACCTATCACTAGACCACCAGCCACAGAACTGCCAACAACTTGTAAGCTGTTTATGAAAAATAATTAGTACGTTGTATACTATAATCTTTCATTAGCCCCAATCAGGATTAATATTGAGAGATCATTCTACACAGTACAAGAATCATGTACTATGTTATCAGTGACACTGGTGGTAGTGGGAGAAGTGAGGGAAGAATTCGTAGTTGGAGTCTATGCTACAAGTCACTACATACCATCAGCTAGAGGTAAAGGAGAATTACAAGTGCATTATATGTTAAATTAAGTATTTTACTTAAGGGTAAAACAGTGGTAATTTATGCTATTAATTTTAGCTGATGTAGACTTTGAGAGTGAAGTTTACAGAACAACATTTAAGCCAGGGCAATCACAAAgcagtgtgtgtattgtaatcattgatgatGAGTTCAGGGAAGGAAATGAAAAATTCCGCTTGTTGCTGGCTATTCCAAAAACTACTCAGAAACTTAATGTCTGGGCTGGCAAACCATCCTATGCTGATGTGAAAATAATAGGTGAGTGTACGTACAATGTCACATACATGTGAATTAAATCCACTAGACATGTGTTGCTGCCTATGTAAATTACAGATGATCCTGATGATGGTATGGGGTTACCAGTTCAGTTACCTCCTACAATGGAAGAAAGGACCacaatgtgtgtgtgcaagGATCGTCCTACCCCATCACCTCCAGTGACCACTACTTTTGTTCCCAGTCCTTCCCCCAGCCCCAGTCCTTCTCCCTCCCCCCCACCAATAATAATGGTATCATTTAAGGAGAGATCTTATTCTGCACCAGAGGGAAATGGCAGCATCACTTTTACCATACAATTATCACAAGCTTTTGATGAACCAATTTCTGTGGAGTTCTGTACACAAGAATCTGATCCACTATTAGCTGAAGGTATGCTGTCAAGAACATTAGCTTTATGATAAGTGACAATCACTATAATCAAATTCTGTGAAATTATAAGTCTCAGTTAATTGCGTTGACCAAGAGGAAAGTGCAAAAGACTAGTGTATTATTAAATTGAACTCAAATAAATTTCATGCAAATGTACATTTCAAATGCATGCAGCCTAGCTACACTCCAATTgtgcaaaaagtacattttcacatgcaaaatttgacCCAATTGTTgatctttgaagcttcataactttttgatcattgcATAAAATTGCCAGacattttccatgagtgcaggcagctaaagtatctggctacattttgaaactaagagcaagttgatcagtataaggagtcaagtgttatatcagtttgtttgctggcatgtaaaatgtgtggaaaagatacctttttgcaaatctggtcacaaaatgATCCTGATGTTAACAGTGAGGTTGCATTAATTATTAAATGTCAAGTGCTGTATGTATAGGAATTTTGCAACTGACAAGTTTAATTAACACGGTTGCTGCAGTTACATAAATATGTGATGCTTGATGAACAACACGGTACATTCAGTTTTACATATATTTGAAAAGGCTATAGTAACTGCAGTTAAGAGTTAATAAAATGATCAAGTGGCTAACTAAAGGCAAGCCTGagatggtatatatatataagtaatTGAATTGACAGCTGTCAAAATGGGTGCAGCATTTAATGATATCAAGGCTACACCCTAGCTTTAGTGTTGTGGTATAGATAGCAGTTATAAGGTTTTGTTTAGCTGTTAAGCATACAGTAGCTCATTACATAAAATGATTTGAATCATAACTTAAAACTATTACACTTGTTGGGCCAATGATGGGATCACTTTAAGGATTATATCATATGAATAATACATGTAAATTATAGGGTGGTGGTAGCAAGTTTATATAGACTGTACACCTAACTGGTTATCTGTGTATATACAACATAAAGGTGTAGTTCTGTATGTATAGTTACTTGAACACATTGTTATAATATTCCAATGTTTCCCAGAATCTTGCTAGAACATTAACATCATGTACATTCCTATATGCTGCAATTTACTGTACGCAAACAATGTACTGATTAGACTATTACACATAATATTGTTCCTTACAGTTGGGGAAGACTACACTGCTATTGCCAGTGAAACTGTCACATTTGCTCCTGGTGAAACATGCGTGTCAGTAGTTGTTAGTGTAACTGATGATGAAGTACATGAGAAGGATGAGACTTTTGTTGGGTTACTGAAGGCAAGTAACTCAACTCCTGATAATGTCCTAATTGAGGATCCATCCATGGCAGTTGGTAATatcactgatgatgatgaactCAGTAAGAGCATGGATCTGTAATCAAACTTCATTCTAGTGTACCTATTTACCTACTGCAGTGTTCATGGTGATGTTCAATTCAAGTACATATTCAGGAGCAGAAGCAGATGGTATAATACCAGTGACAGTGGTAGCCACAGGGACAGCATCAATACCATACACTGTCATAATAACACCATCAGAGTCTGATCCACAGTCTGCTATGGAAGTAGTAGATTTCTCCAATGAAACTATACAAGTGACATTCAATCCTGGAGAGACTGAGAAAACTGTAAATGTAGTTATCAACCCAGATTGTCTAAGAGAAGGATCAGAGTTCTTTAACTTGGCTCTTCTTTTGCCATTTATTACGTCGACTTATGGAATTTCCTTAGGTAATCCCAGTTTGGCAGTTGCTGAGATTGAGGACAGTGGTTAGTGGTAAAAGTTGTGTCAGTGTATTCAGTTCAGagtaacattattatgtacatacattctAATTACCATAGTAATTATATTATCATCAGTGTAGCTTAGATATTCCAATGCATTGTAGCAACTGCAAAGTTACAGATTTTCGGTTGTTTTTTTCTACTGCTCTGTTGTAGATTTTTGTTTTCTTGAGAAAATTATGTACTTTACTCACACTTATCCAGTTTACCTACGTGTGTAGCTGTATAATAGGGACTAAGGCAAATCCACTAGGACTAGCTATCATTTAATGGTTGTGCAGCAGCTTTGGATTTCATGACCTTTATCCATGAGATGTGGCAGAGTCCCGCTCCACTTACCTCCATAGCACATCAGTATGGTGGAACCTGTCAGGACAAATTTTACACATTTTTGTAATCATTTCATGACCAACAGTATTTATGTTATATTCATAACTTTAAGTATTGTTAATTTAATTATGATGTTGCTTTGTAATGTTTATGTTTTGCATTGTTTCATTTTTGTAAATTTGTTCTGATATTTTAAGGAAGAATGGCTTTGTGAATAGTTTGAGGATACCGGTATATTATTGATTTTAAAAAGAAACATAGAATTGTATTAGTGGCATATTTATCCTCTATAGCTCCTGTTACTGTACAGTTTGCTGAACAGACAGTGTCCATTATTGAAGGCGAATCTCCCATGGAATTTGAACTGGTATTATCAGGACCAGTTGATCGTACTGTACTTGTAGAAGTGATGACTACAAGTGTCGCAGCAGTAGGTTAGCATTTTTATGCATGCACAAATGcacgtgcatacatacatgtatgaggAGACCTCACCATAATTACCATAATATATGCCAATAATAATTTTTACTCATCTCTTTTATTAACCAACATTTAAACCATCATGTTTCAACATTAGGAGGAGGTGTAGATTATGATGATGTGTTAGTTAATGTGACTTTCCCTGCTGGAAGCACATCTCAAGTGGTCACTGTAAACCTCATTGATGATGGAATACTAGAACCAACTGAACGGTTTACAATAGAAATCATTGGAGTTCATCATGAAGGAGATGAAACTGTTCCATGTCTGTTAGATGGAACTGTCCTCATGGCTAATGGAGAGATTTTAAATAACAACTGTAAGTGATGTAAGAGTGAAGCCACTATTATACTTTATGTTGTCTCCTTTCATCACTGCAGCTGTGAAAGTGATGTTTAATTCCACTGAATATTCAGGAGATGAAGCAGATGGCATAATACCAGTGACAGTGGTTGCCACAGGGACAGCATCAATACCATACACTGTCATAATAGCACCATTAGAGTCTGATCCACGATCTGCTAGGGCAGAAGTAGACTACTCCAATGAAGCCATATCAGTGACATTCAATCCTGGAGAGACCTCAAAAACCATAAATGTAGTTATCAACCCAGATTGTCTAAGAGAGGGCTCAGAGTTCTTCGATTTATCTCTGTCGTTGTCCACTGTTGCATCACTCCTTGGAGTTTGCTTAGGTGATCCCAGTGAAGCAGTTGCTGAGATTGAAGACACTGATAGTAAGTATGTTTGTCATGTAGTTCCTTTATTTGTGAGTGTTTTAGGGATGATACTAACTTTTATAGCATACCACACTAGTTTACAGATGTACTAAAATCTGATTAGCTGAAAAGAAGatttctaattttttttttggttctGAGGTGATACAATAAAGCATGCAGACAATgatgcattgctaggattctttACTGTATGAACAATCCTGATTCCCAAGGAGTGATATAATCATCACCAAGGAAGAGCCTAGTAGGTGATTATCACATAATTCCTGAGgagtgtttatccactgaagaatcctagcaatgtATTCTTTAGTAATTTAGACAATTGCTGAATTTTGTTAGGAGCTCAACAAAGTAAGCGATTTGTTTGTCAAAGTTTGTGGCTAAGTGTCATCCAAAAAGGCACCAGTGTGCAGGTCTCTTAAAAGAATAAAATTAATACCTTCCATGTTTTACAAATATCATCAATGCATTCTCTGAATACCATTTCCTACAACAAAATATTTCCCACTTGTAACACTGGTATCATGTAGGTGTTGAATTATATACAGATAGTGCAATCAGTGCTTTTATAGCAAagttaaaatgtgaccggatttgcaaaaaggtacctttttcacacacagaaTTTGACACATTTTTTAACTTTAC comes from Dysidea avara chromosome 4, odDysAvar1.4, whole genome shotgun sequence and encodes:
- the LOC136253839 gene encoding FRAS1-related extracellular matrix protein 2-like encodes the protein MAICYIKNDDVATTLPPSPPTTQPPTSRTKGISVRLSQKVYRVKESDGFAVIKLLVSGYRRSSIQVGARAFVSTTFDLPAADSSDFKRGYYYFNCPSYSNEATIKIPIFNDKNEEETESFAVSLFKKDKGVNIWDPILAEVIIEDDDEPQTTKPPPPPTTIKPIHPSKTPQGDTVVQFSQEEYMVDETAGYVSLKVIIIGQRYLPISFKYKVFVSNTEFQPYPASSADVQTGVFFAYVPGNQNVVYIKVQIFDDKLLEGTEAFGVQLSIPNHHKTNGVKLGDPSRATVFIKDDERPPTTRAPTTKPPITRPPATELPTTSPIRINIERSFYTVQESCTMLSVTLVVVGEVREEFVVGVYATSHYIPSARADVDFESEVYRTTFKPGQSQSSVCIVIIDDEFREGNEKFRLLLAIPKTTQKLNVWAGKPSYADVKIIDDPDDGMGLPVQLPPTMEERTTMCVCKDRPTPSPPVTTTFVPSPSPSPSPSPSPPPIIMVSFKERSYSAPEGNGSITFTIQLSQAFDEPISVEFCTQESDPLLAEVGEDYTAIASETVTFAPGETCVSVVVSVTDDEVHEKDETFVGLLKASNSTPDNVLIEDPSMAVGNITDDDELMFMVMFNSSTYSGAEADGIIPVTVVATGTASIPYTVIITPSESDPQSAMEVVDFSNETIQVTFNPGETEKTVNVVINPDCLREGSEFFNLALLLPFITSTYGISLGNPSLAVAEIEDSAPVTVQFAEQTVSIIEGESPMEFELVLSGPVDRTVLVEVMTTSVAAVGGGVDYDDVLVNVTFPAGSTSQVVTVNLIDDGILEPTERFTIEIIGVHHEGDETVPCLLDGTVLMANGEILNNNSVKVMFNSTEYSGDEADGIIPVTVVATGTASIPYTVIIAPLESDPRSARAEVDYSNEAISVTFNPGETSKTINVVINPDCLREGSEFFDLSLSLSTVASLLGVCLGDPSEAVAEIEDTDIIYVNFSQTVYSAEEVDGMMIVTLQADGFSIWPYSVEVNPMETGGQTGANGGGVDFVSDPLIAEFTPGASQASVSMTITRDGIVEEPEILSFTLTVPGKFSDITGMLLIKPSDNDMADGEIINSGVLVNFTASCYDIEVNETEAIVRVSVFGEFDTNFRVNVIAAASDQSEQSEAFFTEGANEGQFFVGSSTALVPIQVFPETLRSGIPGRFNVTLEVVDDGVFIGSPSEAVVKIPSPFA